Proteins encoded in a region of the Loxodonta africana isolate mLoxAfr1 chromosome 22, mLoxAfr1.hap2, whole genome shotgun sequence genome:
- the LOC100674803 gene encoding cytochrome b-c1 complex subunit 1, mitochondrial yields MAASMVCRTAGAGARVLLHARGSPALLRASALRGTATFAQALQNIPETQVSLLDNGLRVASEQSPQPTCTVGVWIDAGSRYETEKNNGAGYFVEHLAFKGTKNRPGSALEKEVESMGAHLNAYSTREHTAYYIKALSKDLPKAVELLADIVQNCSLEDSQIEKERDVILRELQENDASQRDVVFDYLHATAFQGTPLGQAVEGPSENVRKLSRADLTEYLSRHYKAPRMVLAAAGGVEHRQLLDLAQKHFSSVSGTYVEDAVPTIEPCRFTGSEIRHRDDALPLAHVAIAVEGPGWASPDNVALEVANAIVGHYDCTYGGGKHLSSQLASVAVANKLCQSFQTFHICYAETGLLGAHFVCDRMAIDDMMFFLQGQWMRLCTSATESEVARGKNILRNALVSHLDGTTPVCEDIGRSLLTYGRRVPLSEWETRISEVDAGVVRDVCSKYFYDQCPAVAGFGPIEQLPDYNRIRSGMFWLRF; encoded by the exons ATGGCGGCGTCCATGGTCTGCCGGACTGCTGGCGCTGGGGCGCGGGTGCTGCTGCATGCCCGTGGCTCG CCGGCCCTGCTGAGGGCTTCTGCTCTGCGGGGCACGGCCACGTTTGCCCAGGCTCTCCAGAACATACCTGAGACGCAGGTCAGCCTTCTGGACAACGGGCTGCGCGTGGCCTCGGAGCAGTCCCCCCAGCCCACCTGCACG GTGGGAGTGTGGATTGATGCTGGCAGCCGTTACGAGACTGagaagaacaatggggcaggctACTTTGTGGAGCACCTGGCTTTCAAG GGAACAAAAAATCGGCCTGGCAGTGCTCTGGAAAAGGAGGTTGAGAGCATGGGGGCCCATCTTAATGCTTACAGTACTCGGGAGCACACAGCTTACTACATTAAGGCGCTGTCCAAGGATCTGCCAAAAG CTGTGGAGCTCCTGGCTGACATTGTGCAGAACTGCAGCCTGGAAGACTCCCAGATCGAGAAGGAGCGTGATGTGATCCTGCGGGAGCTGCAGGAGAATGATGCGTCCCAGCGGGATGTGGTCTTTGACTACTTGCATGCCACAGCGTTCCAGGGCACGCCCCTGGGCCAGGCTGTGGAGGGGCCCAGTGAGAACGTCAG GAAGCTGTCGCGTGCAGACCTGACAGAGTACCTCAGCAGGCATTACAAGGCGCCTCGAATGGTGCTGGCAGCAGCTGGAG GGGTGGAACACCGTCAGCTGCTTGACCTCGCCCAGAAGCACTTCAGCAGTGTGTCTGGGACATATGTGGAGGACGCGGTGCCCACTATTGAGCCGTGCCGCTTCACTGGCAGTGAG ATCCGCCACCGTGATGATGCCCTGCCCCTGGCCCATGTGGCCATTGCTGTAGAGGGGCCTGGTTGGGCCAGCCCAGACAATGTGGCCCTTGAAGTGGCCAACGCCATCGTCGGTCATTATGACTGCACTTACGGAGGCGGCAAG CACCTGTCTAGCCAACTGGCTTCAGTTGCGGTGGCCAACAAGCTGTGCCAGAGCTTCCAGACCTTCCACATCTGCTACGCGGAAACAGGGCTGCTAGGCGCGCACTTTGTCTGCGACCGCATGGCCATTGATGATATGATGTTCTTCCTGCAAGGCCAGTG GATGCGCCTATGTACCAGTGCCACAGAGAGCGAGGTGGCACGGGGCAAGAACATCCTCAGAAATGCGCTGGTGTCTCATCTGGACG GCACCACCCCTGTGTGTGAGGACATTGGACGCAGCCTCCTGACCTATGGCCGCCGCGTTCCCCTGTCTGAGTGGGAGACCCGGATTTCG GAGGTGGATGCCGGTGTAGTACGTGACGTCTGCTCCAAGTACTTCTATGACCAGTGTCCAGCAGTGGCTGGATTCG GCCCCATCGAGCAGCTTCCAGACTATAACCGGATCCGTAGTGGCATGTTCTGGCTGCGCTTCTAG